A window of bacterium genomic DNA:
GCATTGACCAGGTCCGCCGGGCTGAGCGGCTTCTCCTTGTCGGCCAGGTTCATGCGCTCCTTGATGATGCGCGCCATGCGGCTGAGGCCCACCGAGAACTGGTTGGCCAGCAGCTCACCCACCGAGCGGATGCGACGATTGCCGAAATGGTCGATGTCGTCGATCTCGCGCTTGCCCAGGAACAGGCCGATCATCTCGTGCGTGATCGCCAGGAAGTCGGCCGGCGTGAGCGTCGTGCACTTCGGGTCGACGTCCAGCGACAGGCGCCGGTTCATCTTGTAACGGCCCACCTCGGCCAGGTCGTAGCGCTTCTCATTGAAGAACAGGCGCTCGAACAGTGCCTTGGCGACCTCTTCGTTCGGGGGATCGCCCGGGCGCAGCAGGCTGTAGAAGCGACGCAGCGCCTCGTCCTGGGTGCGGCTGGGGTCCTTGCGCAGCGTGTTGAGGATCAGGCTGGGTTCGTTCAGGGTGACCTCGCCGGCCGCCACCAGCTTGAACTCCTTCACGCCGCTGTTCAGGATCGTCTCGCGCAGCAGCGCGTCGATGATCGCACCGGCCTTGGCGAACGGCTCTTCTTCGCCGTCGCGCGTCAGGTCGCCGGCCAGGATGCGGCCCTCGAGCGTCTCCTCGAGCTCCTGGTACTTCTTGGTGCCCGGCTTCGTGAGCTTGACCGTCTCGATCTCGTGGAAGAGGGAGATGATCTCCTCGTTCGTATGGAAACCCAGCGCGCGCAGCAGCATGGTGGCCGGCTGCTTGCGCTTGCGGTCGATATGCACGTACAGCAGGTTGTTGATGTCGGTGGTGAACTCGACCCACGAACCGCGGTACGGGATGATGCGCGCCCGGAACAGCCGGCGGCCGTTCGGGTGCGTCTCGTCGCTGAAGAACACGCCCGGCGAACGGTGCAGCTGCGAGACGATCACGCGCTCGGCACCGTTGATGAGGAAGGTGCCCTTGTCCGTGATCATCGGCAGTTCACCCAGGTAGACTTCCTGCTCCTGGATGTCGCGGATCATCATCTCGCCCGCGCCGCCCTCGTTCTCCTCCTTGACCACCAGGCGCAGCTTCACCTTCAGCGGTACGCTGAACGTCAGGCCGCGCTCCTGGCACTCGTCGATGCCGTATTTCGGCTCGCCGGTCTTGAAGCTGATGTACTCCATGATCAGGTTGCCGCGCGTGCTCTCGATGGGGAAGATCGTCTGGAAGACGCCTTCGATGCCCCGCATGTCGCGCTCTTCCTGCTTCGTCCCGACCTGCAGGAACTCGTTGTACGAGTCCAGCTGGACGGCCAGCAGGTTCGGCATCGATTCGTCGTGCAGGATCTTGGAGTAGTTGAGGCGTCCGGTGAACTTATCGACGGAGGGTTTTCTCACTGGGCCACTTCCTCGGAAGAAGGGTCGGCGCCCCCTCGCTCGGCCTTTGGCCCGGGGCTGCCGTTTTGACTGTCGCCGCTGGCGCCCACCCGGCGGTGGCCGGCGCCTCGCTCCTTCGGCGGTGCCCCGATCGCGGCGTCGACGGCACGCCGGACAGGGGCCGCAAGGGGCGGCCTCACAGGGAAGCCGCCCCGACTGCGGATCGCGCCTACTTCAGGTCGATGATCGCACCGACTTCTTCCAGCTTGGCCTTCAGGGCCTCGGCCTCGGCCTTGGTGCAGCCGTCCTTCACCGTGGCGGGCGCACCCTCGACCAGGTCCTTGGCTTCCTTCAGGCCCAGGCCGGTGATGGCCCGGACTTCCTTGATGACCTGGATCTTCTTGTCGCCGGCAGCGGTCAGCACGACGGTGAACTCGTCCTTGACCTCTTCCACGACGGCGGCGGCAGCCGGGCCGGCCATCATCGTGGGGGCGGCGGCGCTGACACCGAACTTCTCTTCCATGGCCTTCACCAGGTCGGCGGCCTCGAGGATGGTCATGCTCGAGATCAGGTCCAGGACCTTGGCGGCGTTTTCGCTCAGGTTGCTCATGTCTGTCGTTCTCCTTGCAGGACGGAACCGGCGGTTCCGGGTTTGTCTGGTTTTTCTCGGGACGCGACGGCCGTTCAGGCGGGGCGCCCCACTCTCTCGACTCGGACCCGCGGTCAGGCGGCCTTCTGCTTCGCCACGGCGTCGATGGCGCGGCACAGCGATGCGGCGACACCGTTGGTCACCACAGCGAGGCCACGGGCCGGCGCGTTGACGCTGCCCATCATCATGGACAGCAGCTGTTCGCGACTCGGCACCTTCGACAGGGCTACCACCTGTTCGGGGGTGAGGAACCGGCCATCGACGAAACCGCCCTTGATCTTCAGCTTCTCGTTCTCCTTCGAGAACTCGACAGCGATGCGGGCGGCCTCGACCTGGCTTTCCATGCCGAACAGGACGGCCGTCGGACCCTTCAGGTGCTCCGACAAGTCGCCCATGCCGTGCTTCGTGGCGGCGATGCGTGCGAGGCGATTCTTCACCACGCGGCAATCGACACCCTTGGCGCGGCAGTTGCGGCGGAAGGCCGTCATCGCCAGAACGGGAATACCGGTGTAGTCCGTGAAGACCATGCACTCGGCATTCTTCATCCGTTCGGAGATGGCCTCGACCTCATTGATTTTCTCGGGACGTGCCATCAGGCAACTCTCCTTCATCTATCAACCGTACGAGCCGGACGGGGCCGACGGACCACGCATGGTCCGTGCGGACGGGCCCGCCTAGCTGATGCTGCTCTGCTCGACGCGGATGGACGGCGACATCGTGCCGGACACGAAGACCGACTTGACGTAGACGCCCTTGACCGCCGCCGGACGGACACGCTGCAGCTCGTGGAAGAGCGTGCGGGCGTTCTCCGTCAGCTTGACCGGACCAAAGGAACGCTTGCCCAGCGGCGCATGCACGATACCGGCCTTGTCGACGCGGTACTCGATGCGGCCGGCCTTCGCTTCCTTGACGGCCTTGGCGATATCCATGGTGACGGTTCCGACCTTCGGGTTCGGCATGAGCCCGCGGGGACCGAGGACCCGGCCCAGCTTGCCCAGCTCACCCATCATGTCGGGGGTCGCGATGATGACGTCGACGTCAGTCCAGCCTTCCTTGATCTTGGGCAGGAACTCGTCCGCCCCGACCATGTCGGCGCCTGCGTCAGCGGCTTCCTTCTCCTTGGGACCGCGAGTGATCACGAGGACCCTCACGGTCTTGCCGGTGCCGTTGGGCAGGACCACGGTGCCGCGGACCATCTGGTCGGCGTGCCGCGGATTGACGTTCAGACGCACGGCGACATCGACCGTCTCGTCGAACTTGGACTTGGGCATCGAGTCGAGCAACAGCATCGCCTCGTCAATCGAGTACGTTTTGCTGCGATCGACCAGCTCCCGGCCCGTGCGGTAGGATTTTCCGTGCTTCATTACGTGGATCGCTCCCGTTGACTGTGATGATTCGAAGCGGGATTCCTTCGCGGCGGCTGCCGTCCAGGGTCCCAGTTTCTCCGGTGCCGGCTCCGCAAGCGGTCCGGCGCCGTGTTCGCAGTCCGGGGACTAGACCACTTCCAGCCCCATGCTACGAGCGGTGCCGGCGATGATCTTCATCGCGGCCTCGGGCGATCCGGCGTTCAGGTCCTCCATCTTCATGGCAGCGATGTCGCGCAACTGGGCACGCGTAATCTTGCCGAGGGGTTCCCTGCCGGGCTTGTGGCTGCCTGAGGTCAGGCCCAGGGCCTTCTTGATGAGAACCGAGGCCGGAGGGGTCTTCGTGATGAAGCTGAAGCTCCGATCGGAGAACACGGTGATGACCACCGGGATCACCAGACCCATCTGTTCCTTGGTCCGCTCGTTGAAGGCGCTGCAGAATTCCATGATGTTCAGGCCGTGCTGACCCAACGCCGGTCCCACGGGGGGCGCCGGATTGGCCAGGCCTGCCTTGATCTGCAGCTTGACCTGCGTTACGACTTTCTTGGCCATGCTTGGTCACTCCTTGAACAATCCGTCCTGATTCCAGGACCGGGCACCGCCGGCTTCGTGATCCCGTGCAGCAGGGTCCACACCTGCCGCCCGGCGTTGATCGCCGCCGAGCCCTCTTCTATGGTCCGCCCCGCCTGAGAGAAACGGGAACGGTGACGGCCGCCAGGTCCAGACAAAACCCGCGACCGCCCGACTTCGACGGAGCTCAGACAGGCTTGACCTGCAGGAAATCGAGCTCCACCGGGGTCTCCGAGCCGAAAATCGAGATCATCACCTTGAGCTTGCCCTTGTCGTGATTGATCTCGTTGATCACGCCGATCCACTCCGTGAACGGGCCGTCCATGACCTGGACGCTGTCGCCCACGTCGTACGGAATGTCGACGGTCGTCCGGGCCTCGTCCGGGGTCGAGATGCGACCGAGGATACGGTCGACCTCTTCCCGCGAGATGGGCTCGGGCTTGAGCAGCGTGCCGCCGATGAAGCGCGTCACGCCCGGGATGCTGTTGATGAAGTGCTGGGACTCCTTGTCCATGACCATCTCGACGAGGATGTAGCTCGGGAAATACTTGCGCTTCACGGTCGAGCGCTTCCCGTTCTTCATCTCGGTGACGTCCTGCGTCGCGACCAGCACTTCGCCGAAGTACTCTTCCATGTGGTTCGACTTCACGGCCATTTCGATGTTGCGCTTGACCTTGTTCTCATGGCCGGTGTTCGCGTGGATGACGTACCACTTCATCTTCCCGCGACGTTCGATCTCAGCCTGGTCGTCGGCACTGATCGGCAGGTCGACCGCGTCGAGCAGTTCGTCCTCGGCCGTCCGCGTCCGCGTGGACGCCGGCTCGGCGGCCGGCTCCGGCGCGGAGTAGTCCTCTTCCGGCAGATCCAGGAACAGGGACTCGGCGTCCGTGGCCTTCGGCTTGCTGTCGCCGCTGCGATCATCGTTGTCGAACACGACCGGCTCCAATCGGCTTCATCGAACCGGGGCGCAAGCACCCCCGGGCGTCCATTCCCGGCACCTCGACGCGCAGACACCCCAAAAACGGGACAACTGTCCCATCTCAGGGGCTGGGTCGGGCAGGGCCCGGTACTGCTTTCCCCGTCATCCCAGGGACTTGATGATCCCCTTGACGCCGAGATCCAGCGCCTTGTCCACGAAAAACAGGAAGATCGTGATGACAGTCACGGTGACCAGCACCACGATCGTCGATTCCTTCAGCTCCAGCTTCCCGGGCCAGGAGACACGCTTCATTTCCTGCGCAGTTTCCCGCAGGTACTGTGAGACGCGCGCGACCATACTAGGACCTTCCTGACGGCGCCCCGGGGCGTTGGCACCCAGTCGGGACGACTACGGTATCGCTGGCAGGGGCGGCAGGATTCGAACCCGCGACCCTCGGTTTTGGAGACCGATGCTCTACCAACTGAGCTACACCCCTGCGAAACCCGACCGGAGCCGGCGCCCACCAGGATGGGCAACGGCTCCGGCATCTGCCAACCCGACTAGCGGGTCTCCTTGTGATCCGTGTGCTTGCCGCACTTGGGGCAGAACTTCTTGTACTGCACCCGGTCCGGATGGAGCCGCTTGTTCTTCTTCGTCGTGTAGTTCCTCATCTTGCACTCGGTGCAAGCGAGGGTGATGATGTCACGCATGCGATCCTGCTCTCCGGCCGACGGCCATGGACTGCTTCAGCAGCCCCGTACTACTTGAAGATCTTCGCGACGACGCCGGCGCCCACCGTACGACCACCCTCGCGGATGGCGAAACGAAGGCCCTCTTCCATCGCGATCGGCGTGTGCAAGTCCACCACGACCTTGATGTTGTCGCCGGGCATGACCATCTCCACGCCCTCGGGCAGCTCGGTGTTGCCCGTCACGTCCGTCGTCCGGAAGTAGAACTGCGGACGGTAACCCGTGAAGAACGGAGTGTGGCGGCCACCCTCCTCCTTCGTCAGGATGTAGACCTCGGCCTCGAACTTCGTGTGAGGCGTCACCGAGCCCGGCTTGCAGATGACCATGCCGCGCTCGACGTCTTCCTTCTTCATGCCGCGAAGCAGAAGACCCACGTTGTCGCCGGCCTGGCCCTCGTCCAGGATCTTCCGGAACATCTCAACGCCCGTGCACACCGTGTTCTGCGTGTCACGGATGCCCACCAGCTCGATCTTCTCGCCGGTCTTCACCATGCCGCGCTCGATACGACCGGTCGCCACCGTGCCACGGCCCGAGATGGAGAACACGTCCTCCACCGGCATCAGGAACGGCTTGTCCAGCTGACGCTGCGGCAGCGGAATGTAGCTGTCCAGGGCGTCGATCAGGTTGAAGATGCACTTGGCCTCTTCGCTGTCCGCGTCGCCGCTCTCCAGCGCCTTCAGCGCGCTGCCGCGGATGATCGGCGTCTTGTCGCCGGGGAATTCGTACTTGTCCAGCAGCTCGCGGATCTCGAGCTCCACCAGCTCCAGCAGCTCCTCGTCGTCCACCATGTCCACCTTGTTCAGGAAGACGATGATGTACGGCACGCCCACCTGACGGGCCAGCAGGATGTGCTCGCGCGTCTGGGGCATGGGGCCGTCACTGGCCGAAACCACCAGCACCGCGCCGTCCATCTGCGCCGCGCCCGTGATCATGTTCTTCACATAGTCGGCGTGGCCCGGGCAGTCGACGTGCGCGTAGTGGCGCGTCTTGCTCTGGTACTCCACGTGAGCGGTCGCGATCGTGATGCCGCGCTCGCGCTCTTCCGGAGCCTTGTCGATCTGGTCGAACGGCACGTAGTCGGCCAGACCCTTCTTCGAGAGGATCTCCGTGATCGCCGCCGTCAGCGTCGTCTTGCCATGGTCCACGTGGCCGATCGTGCCGACGTTAACGTGGTCCTTCGTGCGTTCGAATTTTGCGCGTGCCATCAGCGGCTTCCTCCCATGAAAGGTTCGGCGGGGATCCGTCGTCTCAGACGAACTGCCGCCGATCCAACAAACGTGTCACACGACCCTGCGAAAGAACTGGAGCCCACGAGCAGAATTGAACTGCTGACCGCTTGCTTACCATGCAAGTGCTCTACCGCCTGAGCTACGTGGGCTCCGAGACGTTGCCGGATCTCTGCCGGCCCGCGACTACGGAACTTCCGCCGGCCGCGGCCCGCGCCCCTTCGCGCACTGCGTGCGCAGGAAGGATGGCGCCGTCTCCGCGGCCTGCACCAAGCTTCTGGAGCGGGAAACGGGGTTCGAACCCGCGACCCTCAGCTTGGAAGGCTGATGCTCTGCCAACTGAGCTATTCCCGCTCCGAACCGTCGGCCATCAACCGGTGGCCGGCACCCTGGCCGACCCATCTATCGTGGTGGGGGGGGGAGGATTCGAACCTCCGAAGGCGTACGCCGACAGATTTACAGTCTGTTCCCTTTGGCCGCTCGGGAACCCCCCCAGAACCACCTCAAAAAAGCGAAACCGTGTCCCCGAAGCGAATCATGACCAAGCGCACTACAAGTCCAAGCGCACCGCAGCCGTTCCGGTCCCGGCCAACCCGCGGCG
This region includes:
- a CDS encoding 50S ribosomal protein L1, encoding MKHGKSYRTGRELVDRSKTYSIDEAMLLLDSMPKSKFDETVDVAVRLNVNPRHADQMVRGTVVLPNGTGKTVRVLVITRGPKEKEAADAGADMVGADEFLPKIKEGWTDVDVIIATPDMMGELGKLGRVLGPRGLMPNPKVGTVTMDIAKAVKEAKAGRIEYRVDKAGIVHAPLGKRSFGPVKLTENARTLFHELQRVRPAAVKGVYVKSVFVSGTMSPSIRVEQSSIS
- the tuf gene encoding elongation factor Tu translates to MARAKFERTKDHVNVGTIGHVDHGKTTLTAAITEILSKKGLADYVPFDQIDKAPEERERGITIATAHVEYQSKTRHYAHVDCPGHADYVKNMITGAAQMDGAVLVVSASDGPMPQTREHILLARQVGVPYIIVFLNKVDMVDDEELLELVELEIRELLDKYEFPGDKTPIIRGSALKALESGDADSEEAKCIFNLIDALDSYIPLPQRQLDKPFLMPVEDVFSISGRGTVATGRIERGMVKTGEKIELVGIRDTQNTVCTGVEMFRKILDEGQAGDNVGLLLRGMKKEDVERGMVICKPGSVTPHTKFEAEVYILTKEEGGRHTPFFTGYRPQFYFRTTDVTGNTELPEGVEMVMPGDNIKVVVDLHTPIAMEEGLRFAIREGGRTVGAGVVAKIFK
- the rpmG gene encoding 50S ribosomal protein L33 → MRDIITLACTECKMRNYTTKKNKRLHPDRVQYKKFCPKCGKHTDHKETR
- the nusG gene encoding transcription termination/antitermination protein NusG, encoding MFDNDDRSGDSKPKATDAESLFLDLPEEDYSAPEPAAEPASTRTRTAEDELLDAVDLPISADDQAEIERRGKMKWYVIHANTGHENKVKRNIEMAVKSNHMEEYFGEVLVATQDVTEMKNGKRSTVKRKYFPSYILVEMVMDKESQHFINSIPGVTRFIGGTLLKPEPISREEVDRILGRISTPDEARTTVDIPYDVGDSVQVMDGPFTEWIGVINEINHDKGKLKVMISIFGSETPVELDFLQVKPV
- the rplK gene encoding 50S ribosomal protein L11 yields the protein MAKKVVTQVKLQIKAGLANPAPPVGPALGQHGLNIMEFCSAFNERTKEQMGLVIPVVITVFSDRSFSFITKTPPASVLIKKALGLTSGSHKPGREPLGKITRAQLRDIAAMKMEDLNAGSPEAAMKIIAGTARSMGLEVV
- the secE gene encoding preprotein translocase subunit SecE; translation: MVARVSQYLRETAQEMKRVSWPGKLELKESTIVVLVTVTVITIFLFFVDKALDLGVKGIIKSLG
- the rplJ gene encoding 50S ribosomal protein L10; this encodes MARPEKINEVEAISERMKNAECMVFTDYTGIPVLAMTAFRRNCRAKGVDCRVVKNRLARIAATKHGMGDLSEHLKGPTAVLFGMESQVEAARIAVEFSKENEKLKIKGGFVDGRFLTPEQVVALSKVPSREQLLSMMMGSVNAPARGLAVVTNGVAASLCRAIDAVAKQKAA
- the rplL gene encoding 50S ribosomal protein L7/L12; amino-acid sequence: MSNLSENAAKVLDLISSMTILEAADLVKAMEEKFGVSAAAPTMMAGPAAAAVVEEVKDEFTVVLTAAGDKKIQVIKEVRAITGLGLKEAKDLVEGAPATVKDGCTKAEAEALKAKLEEVGAIIDLK